In Nicotiana tabacum cultivar K326 chromosome 11, ASM71507v2, whole genome shotgun sequence, a single window of DNA contains:
- the LOC107784487 gene encoding protein ACCELERATED CELL DEATH 6-like isoform X1 — translation MLLSIGGEENKEILMRMTDDNGDTALHKAVRSRHQDVARLLVKEDPEFEYPSNKARETPLYLAAESGLRDALVEILVTCNKPTFAAGPFNRTPLHAAVIHQHTDCARLLWQWNKSLCEEADVSGWNSLHYAVYLGLKEVVSDMLGWKKSLAYLPAGSENRWTTTFHIAANAGDVNMINELLKYRPDCWEMLDSRDKNALHVAILNNQFMLVKSLLKSTKWDSLADNADDDGNTPLHLLAASSYWAHVPVKLRENRRAKTMSFNKENQTPLDVAWSCIKRTTNKESISGSLYHDFANIGRFGRRETPWNTLDEIHIQREFSKRDKEFETEIKSIMSAAQIHLVMATLLVTVTFAAGFTLPGGFDCDSNSPNKGMAILTRKAAFHVFVITDAIAFACSAGAIFSYFLMAINHRPTSYQDYRILSALSRVAGQLQLLAMLAVVIAFVTGMYATLAYSLGLAITVCTIGCLSFLLYMFVMYIVGRDIT, via the exons ATGCTACTTAGTATAGGTGGAGAGGAGAATAAGGAGATACTCATGAGGATGACAGATGACAATGGAGATACAGCCCTGCACAAGGCCGTGCGTAGCCGACATCAAGATGTAGCCAGACTTTTGGTTAAAGAAGATCCTGAATTCGAATATCCGTCCAACAAGGCCCGGGAGACACCACTGTACCTGGCGGCGGAGTCTGGTCTTCGTGATGCTTTGGTTGAAATCTTGGTAACCTGCAACAAACCAACTTTTGCAGCAGGTCCATTTAATCGAACACCTCTGCATGCAGCAGTAATTCATCAACACACAG ATTGCGCGAGATTACTATGGCAATGGAATAAATCTTTATGTGAGGAAGCTGACGTGAGTGGTTGGAATTCGCTGCACTATGCTGTTTATCTAGGATTGAAAGAAGTAGTTTCTGATATGCTGGGGTGGAAGAAATCCTTAGCCTACCTTCCAGCAGGCAGTGAAAATCGCTGGACGACAACGTTTCACATTGCAGCCAATGCAGGTGATGTAAACATGATAAATGAGTTGTTAAAGTACCGCCCTGATTGCTGGGAAATGCTTGACAGCAGAGACAAAAATGCTCTTCATGTTGCCATATTGAACAATCAATttatgttagttaagtccttaTTAAAGTCCACGAAGTGGGATAGCCTTGCTGACAATGCAGATGATGATGGCAACACTCCTCTCCATTTGCTTGCCGCCTCTAGTTATTGGGCCCATGTGCCtgtgaaattaagagaaaatcgcAGAGCAAAGACGATGTCATTTAACAAAGAAAATCAGACTCCGCTTGACGTAGCATGGTCTTGCATAAAGAGGACGACAAACAAGGAAAGTATCAGTGGCAGCTTGTATCACGATTTTGCTAACATTGGTCGATTTGGACGACGTGAGACTCCGTGGAATACTTTGGATGAAATTCATATACAGAGGGAGTTTTCGAAGCGTGATAAGGAATTTGAAACAGAAATCAAAAGCATCATGTCGGCAGCTCAAATACATCTAGTTATGGCCACTCTATTAGTTACAGTCACCTTTGCCGCTGGTTTCACATTGCCAGGAGGTTTTGACTGCGATTCCAATAGCCCTAATAAAGGGATGGCGATTCTAACAAGAAAAGCAGCATTCCATGTATTTGTTATTACGGATGCCATCGCCTTTGCATGCTCGGCTGGTGCTATATTCAGCTACTTCCTCATGGCAATAAATCATCGACCAACATCCTATCAGGATTACAGAATTCTATCGGCTCTCAGTAGAGTCGCAGGTCAGTTGCAGCTTCTGGCAATGTTAGCAGTGGTAATTGCATTTGTAACTGGTATGTATGCTACTTTAGCATATTCACTGGGTCTTGCCATTACTGTATGTACCATTGGTtgcctctcttttcttttgtacaTGTTTGTAATGTATATTGTTGGAAGAGATATTACTtga